A genome region from Etheostoma cragini isolate CJK2018 chromosome 4, CSU_Ecrag_1.0, whole genome shotgun sequence includes the following:
- the LOC117943491 gene encoding butyrophilin subfamily 2 member A1-like translates to MKPLAVVCLFLLTGAGLTSAEEKALQCYCERCANSSCTTDGICYAVIQKRGSRLTVENPQCVPDYELVPRQRPFICAPLEIIGMYPLCCTTDYCNKEPYLGTLEPTVITVAEGSDVALPCSPGTQQDIESKTIDWEKGDGQQEVFFYDAGVHHYNGQSGQSEQFKGRVSHFPDQLKNGNASIMIRNVNVADSGDYTCFLTRLQTPQIFYIRLVVAASPRPSIAADHTEDGVLLQCEVRGASPKPRVEWQDGAGHVLPAGEPQVSEREGRYYVTLHAAVTETGHYHCVVTQEQIHHQTEADTYVKIHGENLLRDILIFQ, encoded by the exons ATGAAGCCTTTAGCTGTGGTGTGCCTATTTCTCCTGACTGGGGCCGGACTAACCTCTGCTGAGGAAAAAG CGCTGCAGTGTTACTGTGAGCGCTGTGCCAACTCCAGCTGCACCACCGATGGCATCTGCTACGCCGTCATCCAGAAGAGGGGCAGCAGGCTGACCGTCGAGAACCCCCAGTGTGTGCCGGACTACGAACTGGTCCCCCGACAACGGCCCTTCATCTGTGCCCCGTTAGAAATCATAGGCATGTACCCGTTGTGCTGTACCACGGACTACTGCAATAAAGAGCCCTACCTAGGAACCCtgg AGCCCACGGTCATCACAGTGGCAGAAGGGAGTGATGTTGCTCTGCCCTGTTCCCCCGGCACACAGCAGGACATCGAGTCCAAGACAATTGACTGGGAGAAAGGTGACGGTCAGCAGGAGGTGTTCTTTTATGACGCAGGCGTTCATCACTATAACGGCCAATCGGGTCAGAGTGAGCAGTTCAAAGGTCGAGTCTCACATTTTCCGGACCAACTGAAGAATGGAAACGCCTCCATCATGATCAGAAATGTGAACGTGGCTGACAGTGGAGACTACACCTGCTTTCTTACCCGTCTTCAAACACCTCAGATATTCTACATTAGGCTTGTTGTTG CTGCGTCCCCCAGACCATCCATCGCTGCCGATCACACAGAGGATGGCGTCCTGCTGCAGTGTGAAGTTCGAGGTGCTTCTCCAAAACCGAGAGTAGAGTGGCAGGACGGAGCTGGACACGTCCTTCCTGCTGGGGAGCCTCAGGTCTCAGAAAGAGAAGGCCGCTACTACGTCACCCTCCACGCCGCTGTGACCGAGACCGGCCACTATCACTGCGTGGTCACGCAAGAGCAAATCCACCATCAGACTGAGGCTGACACCTATGTGAAGATCCATGGTGAGAATCTTCTGAGGGACATTCTCATATTTCaataa